A single window of Microbacterium croceum DNA harbors:
- the murI gene encoding glutamate racemase → MNDAPIGIFDSGVGGLTVARAIRAQLPRESFVYIGDTAHSPYGPKPIADVRRYSLEVLDTLVDQGVKMLVIACNTASSAMLRDARERYDIPVVEVIGPAVRRAVSTTRNGRVGVIGTIGTIGSRAYQDMLEVNERLEVFTAACPRFVEFVEAGITGTPEVLAVAEEYLAPLRDAGVDTLVLGCTHYPFLRGAISYVMGEGVTLVSSDDETAGDVYRQLVRDDLLASPDATATYVYEATGDSATEFTALANRLMGREVRDVQLVQTGVITLPESLSEPY, encoded by the coding sequence ATGAACGACGCGCCGATCGGGATCTTCGACTCCGGTGTCGGCGGGCTCACGGTGGCACGGGCCATTCGCGCCCAGCTGCCCCGTGAATCGTTCGTCTACATCGGCGACACAGCGCACTCGCCATACGGGCCGAAGCCGATCGCCGACGTGCGCCGCTACTCGCTCGAAGTGCTCGACACCCTGGTCGATCAGGGCGTCAAGATGCTCGTGATCGCGTGCAACACGGCGTCGTCGGCGATGCTGCGCGATGCCAGAGAGCGCTACGACATCCCCGTGGTGGAGGTCATCGGCCCGGCAGTGCGTCGGGCCGTCTCCACGACCCGCAACGGGCGGGTGGGCGTCATCGGCACGATCGGCACGATCGGCTCGCGCGCCTACCAGGACATGCTCGAGGTGAACGAGCGGCTCGAGGTCTTCACCGCCGCCTGTCCGCGCTTCGTCGAGTTCGTCGAGGCGGGCATCACCGGCACACCCGAAGTGCTGGCGGTCGCCGAGGAGTACCTGGCCCCGCTGCGCGATGCCGGGGTCGACACGCTCGTGCTGGGCTGCACGCATTATCCGTTCCTCCGCGGCGCCATCAGCTACGTGATGGGCGAGGGTGTGACCCTCGTCTCCAGCGATGACGAGACCGCGGGTGACGTGTACCGACAGCTGGTCCGCGATGATCTCCTCGCCTCGCCGGATGCGACCGCGACCTACGTGTACGAGGCGACCGGCGACTCCGCCACGGAGTTCACCGCCCTCGCCAACCGTCTCATGGGCCGCGAGGTCCGTGACGTGCAGCTGGTGCAGACCGGCGTCATCACTCTTCCCGAATCCCTCTCCGAGCCGTACTGA
- a CDS encoding nicotinate phosphoribosyltransferase: MTSSTALLTDRYELTMLAASLRDGTAFRPSVFELFSRRLSGGRRFGVVAGTGRLLSLVRDFRFGDDELRFLRDNRIVDAPAVKYLEEYRFTGSIRGYREGELYFPGSPILTVEGTFADAVVLETLALSVLNHDSAVATAASRMSIAAGERPLAEMGSRRAAEHSAVAAARAAYIAGFGATSNLEAGRRWDIPTMGTAAHSWTLLHDTEEQAFRAQIDSLGTGTTLLVDTYDIRTGVETAIRVAGTGLGGVRIDSGDLPIVAAEVRAQLDELGATETRITVTSDLDEYAIAALAASPVDSYGVGTSVVTGSGYPTASMVYKLVARQDSDGSWVGVAKASADKASHGGRKAAFRTIEDGVAVSETVVVADGFEKLESPSGHTDGRALQVTFAESGDIDTAHEGPAGTSAARAHHLRVREELPVRALALSKSDPAIPTVYVDVA; encoded by the coding sequence ATGACCTCGTCGACGGCGCTGCTCACCGACCGCTATGAGCTGACGATGCTCGCTGCCTCGCTCCGCGACGGGACGGCCTTCCGCCCCAGCGTGTTCGAGCTGTTCTCCCGGCGCCTCTCGGGCGGGCGCCGGTTCGGGGTGGTCGCCGGGACCGGACGCCTGCTGAGCCTCGTGAGGGACTTCCGTTTCGGCGACGACGAGCTGCGCTTCCTCCGCGACAACCGGATCGTGGATGCGCCCGCGGTGAAGTACCTCGAGGAGTACCGGTTCACCGGCTCGATCCGCGGCTACCGCGAGGGCGAACTGTACTTCCCCGGCTCCCCCATCCTCACGGTCGAGGGGACGTTCGCCGACGCGGTGGTCCTCGAGACGCTGGCCCTGAGCGTGCTCAATCACGACTCGGCCGTGGCCACCGCGGCGTCGCGCATGAGCATCGCCGCCGGTGAGCGACCGCTCGCCGAGATGGGCTCGCGTCGCGCGGCCGAGCACTCCGCCGTCGCCGCCGCCCGTGCCGCCTACATCGCCGGATTCGGTGCAACGAGCAACCTGGAGGCCGGGCGTCGCTGGGACATTCCGACGATGGGCACGGCCGCACACTCCTGGACCCTGTTGCACGACACCGAGGAGCAGGCGTTCCGTGCACAGATCGACAGTCTGGGCACCGGAACGACGCTGCTCGTCGACACCTACGACATACGCACCGGAGTCGAGACTGCGATCCGCGTGGCGGGAACCGGGCTCGGCGGCGTGCGCATCGACTCGGGCGACCTGCCGATCGTGGCGGCCGAGGTGCGCGCCCAGCTCGACGAGCTCGGTGCGACGGAGACGCGCATCACCGTGACCAGCGATCTCGACGAGTACGCCATCGCCGCCCTCGCAGCCTCCCCCGTGGACTCCTACGGCGTCGGAACCTCCGTCGTCACCGGTTCCGGCTATCCGACCGCGAGCATGGTCTACAAGCTCGTCGCACGCCAGGACTCAGACGGCTCCTGGGTCGGCGTGGCGAAGGCATCAGCGGATAAGGCGTCGCACGGCGGGCGCAAGGCAGCCTTCCGCACGATCGAGGACGGTGTGGCGGTGAGCGAGACGGTGGTGGTCGCCGACGGCTTCGAGAAGCTCGAGTCGCCTTCGGGGCACACAGATGGTCGCGCCCTGCAGGTGACCTTCGCGGAGAGCGGCGACATCGACACCGCCCACGAAGGCCCAGCGGGAACCTCGGCCGCGCGCGCCCACCACCTGCGAGTGCGCGAAGAGCTGCCGGTGCGGGCCCTCGCGCTCAGCAAGTCGGACCCCGCGATCCCCACGGTCTACGTCGACGTCGCCTGA
- a CDS encoding DUF3039 domain-containing protein, producing MSTPLDSPDQGGVATLDRELEELLREENLEPGDHERFSHYVKKDKILESAITGKPVRALCGKKWTPGRDPEKFPICPTCKEIYESMVR from the coding sequence ATGAGTACTCCGCTGGACAGCCCCGATCAGGGCGGCGTGGCAACGCTTGATCGCGAACTGGAAGAGCTCCTTCGTGAGGAGAACCTCGAACCGGGTGACCATGAGCGCTTCTCGCATTACGTGAAGAAGGACAAGATCCTCGAGTCTGCGATCACCGGCAAGCCGGTGCGTGCGCTCTGCGGGAAGAAGTGGACTCCGGGGCGCGACCCCGAGAAGTTCCCCATCTGCCCGACGTGCAAAGAGATCTACGAGTCCATGGTCCGCTGA
- a CDS encoding ABC transporter ATP-binding protein, protein MTSSPDDRTDQVDDPKTPPAKATAKRTTAGVSAAAAKKSPVKRAPAARKPAAKATAAKTTAAKATAAKKTAAKKPAATAAAKSAADKAAANAEVVIEPATSKNATAGKAESSATPAKKTTAARAAAARNTAARAGSTSSASPRATSTAAKTTAAKSSAVKTTAAKAAAAKSSAVKTTAAKSTAAKPTGAQTAAAKTAAAKAAAAKAAETKSATRTAAARTAAAKTAAAKSAAAKSAASKAAAAKAAEDAETVVAPVEAPVETVIVDAPAPAPASAVDTGVAGEATAAAEDAAPAAEAPVVESTSEDNDADDTAVDLPADEPREKTDTGANATARVVAEVHEVSGTAAISIRGLVKHFGDNRAVDGIDLTVPAGSFYGIVGPNGAGKTTTLSIVAGLLRADEGTVAICGIDQASQPLAAKRVMGVLPDRLRTFDRLTGRQLLYYYGLLRGLAPSVIEKRTADLARAFDLQEALSRVVSDYSAGMTKKLMLAGAMIHSPRVLVLDEPFESVDPVSSAVILDILRAYVSHGGTVILSSHGMDLVERVCSRVAIIVGGEVLAEGTIDEVRAGQTLEARFVELSGGIGEVEGLEWLHMFSD, encoded by the coding sequence GTGACTTCCTCCCCTGACGACCGCACCGACCAGGTGGACGACCCCAAGACCCCTCCCGCGAAGGCGACTGCGAAGCGGACGACCGCGGGAGTGAGCGCTGCAGCAGCCAAGAAGTCGCCGGTGAAGCGTGCCCCTGCGGCGCGGAAGCCGGCGGCGAAGGCGACCGCGGCGAAAACGACCGCGGCGAAGGCGACCGCGGCGAAGAAGACCGCTGCGAAGAAGCCGGCCGCTACGGCTGCGGCGAAGTCGGCAGCGGACAAGGCTGCCGCCAACGCGGAAGTGGTGATCGAGCCCGCGACGTCGAAGAATGCTACGGCCGGGAAAGCCGAGTCGAGCGCGACCCCGGCGAAGAAGACCACCGCAGCGCGCGCCGCTGCAGCGCGCAACACCGCTGCCCGTGCCGGATCGACCTCGTCCGCGTCTCCGCGCGCCACGTCCACGGCCGCGAAGACCACGGCTGCTAAGAGCTCGGCCGTGAAGACCACGGCTGCGAAGGCCGCGGCCGCGAAGAGCTCGGCCGTGAAGACCACGGCCGCGAAGTCGACCGCGGCGAAGCCCACCGGTGCCCAGACCGCGGCGGCGAAGACCGCGGCGGCGAAGGCGGCGGCTGCGAAGGCTGCCGAGACGAAGTCGGCGACTCGGACCGCGGCTGCACGCACGGCGGCTGCGAAGACCGCGGCGGCGAAGTCTGCGGCCGCGAAATCTGCCGCTTCCAAGGCTGCGGCGGCGAAGGCCGCGGAGGATGCTGAGACGGTGGTCGCGCCCGTGGAGGCGCCCGTCGAGACGGTGATCGTCGACGCACCGGCACCGGCACCGGCATCGGCAGTCGATACGGGAGTAGCAGGAGAAGCGACGGCCGCAGCCGAGGACGCGGCCCCCGCGGCGGAGGCCCCAGTCGTCGAGTCGACCAGCGAGGACAACGACGCCGACGACACGGCGGTCGATCTTCCCGCCGATGAGCCGCGCGAGAAAACCGATACCGGAGCGAACGCCACGGCGCGCGTCGTCGCCGAGGTGCACGAGGTCTCCGGCACCGCCGCGATCAGCATCCGCGGTCTGGTGAAGCACTTCGGCGACAACCGCGCGGTCGATGGGATCGATCTGACGGTTCCCGCAGGGTCGTTCTACGGGATCGTCGGTCCCAACGGCGCCGGAAAGACCACGACGCTCTCGATCGTGGCAGGGCTCCTGCGTGCGGACGAGGGCACGGTGGCGATCTGCGGCATCGATCAGGCTTCGCAGCCGCTGGCAGCGAAACGTGTCATGGGCGTGCTACCTGATCGCCTGCGCACTTTCGATCGGCTCACCGGCCGTCAGCTCCTCTACTACTACGGTCTGCTGCGCGGACTCGCCCCGAGCGTGATCGAGAAGCGCACCGCCGACCTGGCGCGGGCGTTCGACCTGCAGGAGGCGCTCAGCCGTGTCGTCTCCGACTACTCGGCGGGAATGACCAAGAAGCTCATGCTCGCGGGAGCGATGATCCACTCGCCGAGAGTGCTCGTGCTCGACGAGCCCTTCGAGTCCGTCGATCCGGTGTCGTCTGCGGTCATCCTCGACATCCTCCGCGCCTACGTCTCACACGGTGGCACGGTGATCCTTTCCAGCCACGGTATGGATCTGGTCGAGCGGGTGTGCTCGCGGGTCGCCATCATCGTCGGCGGTGAGGTCCTCGCGGAGGGGACGATCGACGAGGTCCGCGCCGGACAGACTCTCGAGGCTCGATTCGTCGAGCTCTCGGGCGGCATCGGAGAAGTGGAGGGTCTCGAGTGGTTGCACATGTTCTCCGACTGA
- a CDS encoding phosphocholine cytidylyltransferase family protein: MTLQTVILAAGMGSRLGRALPKPLTELSDGRTIMRQQHDNIKAAFGSDARITTVVGYRAETIIDAFPSANYVHNERYDETNTSKSLLRALGATGRGGVLWMNGDVVFDPMILGRAAAFIERDQSFVTVNTSKVSDEEVKYTVTAEGFIKELSKTVKGGLGEAVGINYISAASKKAFMRQLQRVEDQDYFERGLELAIAEDGLLLEPMDVSDLYAVEVDFAEDLERANLFV, encoded by the coding sequence GTGACTCTTCAGACCGTCATCCTCGCAGCCGGAATGGGCTCGCGACTCGGCCGCGCGCTGCCGAAGCCGCTCACCGAGCTGAGCGACGGGCGCACGATCATGCGCCAGCAGCACGACAACATCAAGGCTGCGTTCGGCTCCGATGCCCGCATCACCACGGTCGTCGGCTACCGCGCCGAGACGATCATCGACGCCTTCCCGTCGGCGAACTACGTGCACAACGAGCGATACGACGAGACCAACACGTCGAAGAGCCTGCTGCGCGCCCTCGGCGCGACCGGCAGGGGCGGCGTGCTCTGGATGAACGGCGATGTGGTCTTCGACCCGATGATCCTGGGTCGTGCCGCGGCGTTCATCGAGCGTGACCAGTCGTTCGTCACGGTCAACACCTCCAAGGTGAGCGACGAAGAGGTGAAGTACACCGTCACGGCCGAGGGCTTCATCAAGGAGCTTTCGAAGACCGTCAAGGGCGGACTCGGCGAGGCCGTCGGCATCAACTACATCTCGGCGGCGAGCAAGAAGGCGTTCATGCGTCAACTGCAGCGCGTCGAAGACCAGGACTACTTCGAGCGCGGACTCGAGCTCGCGATCGCCGAAGACGGCCTCCTGCTCGAGCCGATGGACGTCTCCGACCTG